In Halobaculum limi, one DNA window encodes the following:
- a CDS encoding DUF2070 family protein, whose product MTATQSNLAGLSRFIFRAPSWYTSVAFALLLAAVAGVGAFERPEATEVWRGVLFVGRDAWEGVFFIGIPTIVAGLGTAWVDRVVGGKLTPNRSSLLALVCEVVIVGFLTVGALVAYLTPLGQRFVFDVLVVALASVFAFRLLVIMAVSRSSLLVAAVPASLQTATAAVLLFIYSGTLHVMEAGGPLLDTFLMPYLARPSEAPAELSAISPDHFFLLAATSVLYAAAVWTFLYVVDRPWRNTLGVSVLDFLRGFIGHIAEGSRELEDFFEQLGEEAVVPVTVLSFQSTDGTEKARWVLPMIHPGPMGEIGGGNLPVRVARSTDGLAFPPHATAGHDFNLVTEREVDTVIEAADRAYDQITYSSDATESVRAKAGEASLLGQRFDDDALLVSTFAPGFADDVEYAVGLSTAAEARTSGLDDVLLVDAHNSNNGLDGPDLGHVTPGSTRSFDMIRAAERAGEQLSVAPRGDLGIGVAWERTDWVPEEGIGPLGVRAMVTAVTVDGDPQRTAYVLVDGNNMEPGLRGHLVDAVVDATGVDEAEVMTTDTHVVNTVEADNQVGAVIDHDDLTDVVTGVVADADDDVEPVESGMATEHAEVTVFGNDRTESLASHANAAVSMGGALAAAVILASLAISVLLFFVTGA is encoded by the coding sequence ATGACTGCGACCCAGAGCAACCTCGCCGGGTTGTCGCGGTTCATCTTCCGCGCCCCGTCGTGGTACACGTCGGTCGCGTTCGCCCTCCTCCTCGCCGCCGTCGCGGGCGTCGGTGCCTTCGAGCGCCCCGAAGCGACGGAGGTGTGGCGTGGCGTCCTGTTTGTCGGGCGCGACGCGTGGGAGGGCGTGTTCTTCATCGGCATCCCGACCATCGTCGCCGGCCTCGGCACCGCGTGGGTCGACCGCGTCGTCGGCGGGAAACTCACGCCCAACCGCTCGTCGCTGTTGGCGCTGGTGTGTGAGGTCGTCATCGTCGGCTTCCTCACCGTCGGAGCACTGGTGGCGTACCTCACCCCACTCGGCCAGCGATTCGTCTTCGACGTCCTCGTCGTTGCGCTGGCGTCGGTGTTCGCGTTTCGGCTCCTCGTGATTATGGCCGTCTCGCGGTCGTCGTTGCTCGTCGCGGCGGTGCCCGCCAGCCTCCAGACTGCGACTGCGGCGGTGTTGCTGTTCATCTACAGCGGGACGCTCCACGTGATGGAAGCGGGCGGTCCGCTGTTGGACACGTTCTTGATGCCGTATCTCGCGCGGCCCTCGGAGGCCCCAGCAGAGTTGTCGGCCATCAGCCCCGACCACTTCTTCCTCCTCGCGGCAACGTCTGTCCTGTACGCCGCGGCCGTGTGGACGTTCCTCTACGTCGTCGACCGGCCGTGGCGCAACACGCTCGGTGTCTCCGTCCTCGACTTCCTCCGCGGCTTCATCGGGCACATCGCGGAGGGGAGCCGCGAACTGGAGGACTTTTTCGAGCAGTTGGGCGAGGAGGCGGTCGTTCCCGTCACTGTCCTCTCGTTCCAGTCGACCGACGGCACCGAGAAGGCGCGATGGGTCCTGCCGATGATCCACCCCGGCCCGATGGGCGAAATCGGCGGCGGGAACCTTCCCGTTCGAGTCGCACGGTCGACTGACGGCCTCGCGTTCCCACCGCACGCGACCGCCGGTCACGACTTCAACCTCGTCACCGAACGCGAGGTGGACACCGTCATCGAGGCGGCCGACCGTGCCTACGACCAGATCACGTACTCGTCGGACGCGACCGAGAGCGTCCGCGCGAAGGCGGGCGAGGCGTCGTTGCTCGGGCAGCGGTTCGACGACGATGCGCTCTTGGTGTCGACGTTCGCACCGGGGTTCGCCGACGACGTAGAGTACGCCGTCGGCCTCTCGACGGCCGCAGAAGCGCGGACGAGCGGTCTCGACGACGTGTTACTGGTGGACGCGCACAACTCCAACAACGGCCTCGACGGTCCTGACCTAGGCCACGTCACGCCGGGATCGACGCGGTCGTTCGACATGATCCGCGCGGCCGAACGCGCCGGCGAACAACTGTCGGTCGCGCCCCGTGGTGACCTCGGTATCGGCGTGGCGTGGGAGCGCACCGACTGGGTGCCCGAGGAGGGTATCGGCCCCCTCGGCGTCCGCGCGATGGTGACGGCTGTGACGGTCGACGGCGACCCCCAGCGGACGGCGTACGTCCTCGTTGACGGCAACAATATGGAACCGGGTCTGCGCGGCCACCTCGTCGACGCCGTCGTCGACGCGACCGGCGTCGACGAGGCGGAGGTGATGACAACCGACACGCACGTCGTCAACACGGTCGAGGCGGACAATCAGGTGGGTGCTGTCATCGACCACGACGACCTCACGGACGTCGTCACCGGCGTCGTCGCCGACGCGGACGACGACGTGGAGCCTGTGGAGTCGGGGATGGCGACAGAACACGCCGAAGTGACGGTGTTCGGGAACGACCGGACGGAGTCACTCGCGAGTCACGCCAACGCCGCCGTCTCGATGGGTGGCGCACTCGCGGCGGCGGTCATCCTCGCGTCGCTCGCTATCTCGGTACTACTGTTCTTCGTGACCGGAGCGTGA
- a CDS encoding methyl-accepting chemotaxis protein, which produces MASSGSQTDVDTDVDTAVDIDERIDEADDDLNADAVDALSGLQAASEQVASSTTEIAGLAGQQSDDMRTVSDEMANLSAAVEEVASSAEEVAQASNEAEIAAEEGERSAAEAMDAIRAVADAADSMTTGIERISDRIDDIDAFVDVIDDIAEQTNLLALNANIEAARAGSEGNGFAVVANEVKALAEESQEEAEAIESTVDEIKSEMDEVVDEIEGSNERIDRGVARTEEAMDQLSEISDTVSEASSGVSEVARATDEQAASAEEVSAMVEGSAENADQIAAEADEIAAAVEEQTSEIGTVVEELR; this is translated from the coding sequence ATGGCATCCAGCGGATCTCAGACGGACGTCGATACCGACGTCGACACCGCCGTAGACATCGACGAGCGGATCGACGAGGCAGACGATGACTTGAACGCGGACGCGGTAGATGCGCTGTCCGGACTACAGGCGGCCTCCGAGCAGGTCGCGAGTTCGACGACCGAGATCGCGGGCCTCGCAGGCCAGCAGTCAGACGACATGCGGACCGTGAGCGACGAGATGGCGAACCTGTCGGCGGCCGTCGAGGAGGTCGCGTCCTCGGCCGAGGAGGTTGCACAGGCGTCTAACGAAGCCGAGATCGCCGCCGAGGAGGGCGAGCGATCGGCCGCCGAGGCGATGGACGCGATCCGAGCGGTCGCCGACGCGGCCGACTCGATGACGACCGGGATTGAACGGATCAGCGACCGTATCGACGACATCGACGCGTTCGTCGACGTGATCGACGACATCGCCGAGCAGACGAACCTGCTGGCGCTCAACGCCAACATCGAGGCCGCCCGCGCGGGCAGTGAGGGCAACGGCTTCGCCGTCGTCGCGAACGAGGTGAAGGCGTTGGCCGAGGAGTCACAGGAGGAGGCGGAAGCCATCGAGTCGACCGTCGACGAGATCAAATCCGAGATGGACGAGGTCGTCGACGAGATCGAAGGCAGCAACGAGCGCATCGACCGCGGCGTCGCCCGGACAGAGGAGGCGATGGACCAACTGAGCGAGATATCTGACACCGTCTCGGAAGCATCGTCCGGCGTCAGCGAGGTGGCCCGCGCCACCGACGAACAGGCGGCGTCTGCCGAGGAGGTGTCGGCGATGGTCGAAGGCTCTGCGGAGAACGCCGACCAGATCGCAGCCGAGGCCGACGAGATCGCTGCCGCTGTCGAAGAACAGACGAGCGAGATCGGGACCGTCGTCGAGGAACTCCGCTAA
- a CDS encoding GMP synthase subunit A has protein sequence MSEPRIVVIDNHGQFTHLEGRALRDLGVDTEILDNDTDPADIDADGIVLSGGPSMDRVGRCSEYLELGVPVLGICLGLQFIADELGGRVESGDYGGYADVDVRIIDEDDPLVGSLAPETRTWASHADEVVEPPEGFHVTADSDVCGVEAMSDPDRELYGVQWHPEVSHTERGEEVFENFVAICE, from the coding sequence ATGAGCGAACCGCGCATCGTGGTCATCGACAACCACGGGCAGTTCACGCACCTCGAAGGCCGGGCGCTTCGCGACCTCGGCGTCGACACGGAGATTCTCGACAACGACACCGACCCTGCAGACATCGACGCCGACGGCATCGTCCTCTCGGGCGGGCCGAGTATGGACCGCGTCGGTCGCTGTAGCGAGTACCTCGAGTTGGGCGTCCCGGTCCTCGGCATCTGTCTCGGTCTCCAGTTCATCGCCGACGAACTCGGCGGGCGCGTCGAGTCGGGTGACTACGGCGGCTACGCCGACGTCGATGTCCGGATCATCGACGAAGACGACCCACTCGTCGGGTCGCTCGCACCGGAGACGCGCACCTGGGCGAGTCACGCCGACGAAGTCGTCGAACCGCCGGAGGGCTTCCACGTCACCGCCGACAGCGACGTCTGCGGCGTCGAGGCGATGAGCGACCCCGACCGCGAGTTGTACGGCGTCCAGTGGCACCCCGAGGTCAGCCACACCGAACGCGGCGAGGAAGTGTTCGAGAACTTCGTCGCCATCTGCGAGTAG
- a CDS encoding rubrerythrin-like domain-containing protein yields the protein MKDDPYHTGAVRTFECRDCSTRIEAPHAPGECPDCGGDMQDISVPRE from the coding sequence ATGAAGGACGATCCATACCACACGGGAGCGGTTCGCACCTTCGAGTGCCGCGACTGTTCCACGCGCATCGAGGCGCCGCACGCGCCGGGGGAGTGTCCCGACTGCGGCGGCGATATGCAGGACATCAGCGTCCCGCGCGAGTGA
- a CDS encoding DUF4129 domain-containing protein — protein sequence MGYDPARVALALLAIAVVALSTTLFPAAGLGSYPAADRGGGGGAADPVPVTATPSVPSTPTPQDSADESTATPTATPTATPTATPAAASSPPSGGWFVTGIAELVGVVFALLVVGGVGAVLVTAGGMAYERTTLPSGRLPRIQIAVRAVPQATMAVLVGTGSTAAAVAGTVGSIAGGLTSGVGKTLASIGSGVASTLAIAGSGVGSLSLPSLSLSGLFGGLGPTPGSERRRPTDDARGEEVTRPTTADQPAEPSPPETVREAWRRLRDSVPGDGKSSWTPGHLARRSVDRGYPSDAVATLTRAFRGTRYGGWPPDGEHRDRALDAYDRLRGWRTGDDVPSDDAADDGADNVGDDGGDDR from the coding sequence ATGGGATACGACCCCGCTCGTGTCGCCCTCGCCCTCCTCGCCATCGCGGTCGTCGCCCTCTCGACGACGCTGTTCCCCGCCGCCGGACTCGGTTCGTACCCGGCGGCCGACCGCGGCGGCGGTGGCGGCGCGGCCGACCCCGTCCCCGTGACCGCGACGCCCTCGGTACCGTCGACGCCAACACCACAAGACAGCGCCGACGAATCGACCGCGACGCCGACGGCGACGCCGACAGCGACACCCACCGCCACGCCCGCGGCGGCGAGCAGTCCGCCGAGCGGTGGCTGGTTCGTCACCGGTATCGCCGAACTCGTGGGCGTGGTGTTCGCTCTCCTCGTCGTCGGCGGCGTCGGCGCGGTGCTTGTCACCGCCGGTGGGATGGCGTACGAGCGCACGACCCTCCCGTCCGGGCGGCTTCCGCGGATCCAAATTGCGGTACGAGCGGTTCCGCAGGCGACGATGGCGGTTCTCGTCGGCACGGGGTCGACCGCCGCCGCCGTCGCTGGGACGGTCGGGTCGATTGCTGGTGGCCTCACGTCCGGCGTGGGGAAGACGCTCGCCTCGATAGGCTCAGGCGTCGCCAGTACGCTGGCAATCGCCGGGAGCGGCGTCGGGTCGCTCTCGCTCCCGTCGCTGTCGCTGTCTGGGCTGTTCGGCGGCCTCGGACCGACGCCCGGGTCGGAGCGTCGACGCCCGACCGACGACGCTCGGGGCGAGGAGGTGACGCGACCGACCACTGCTGACCAGCCGGCCGAACCGTCGCCGCCTGAAACCGTCCGCGAGGCGTGGCGACGGCTCCGTGACTCGGTGCCAGGTGACGGGAAATCGTCGTGGACGCCGGGCCACCTCGCACGTCGCTCGGTCGACCGCGGCTACCCGTCTGACGCGGTCGCAACGCTCACGCGAGCGTTCCGTGGAACCCGGTACGGCGGGTGGCCGCCGGACGGCGAGCACCGCGACCGTGCGCTCGACGCGTACGACCGCCTGCGTGGGTGGCGAACTGGGGACGACGTGCCGAGCGACGATGCAGCGGACGACGGCGCTGATAACGTCGGAGACGACGGAGGTGACGACCGATGA
- a CDS encoding HAD family hydrolase gives MAAVSFALFGTLVDADLPADPAAAVGEELRARGVTLPDDWHEAYHETHVDAPDGAEVPLPAHVSRALVSRGVDAPGNAPRRAVVAAFDPEVRTRTGAVEAVAAASERGPVGLLVNCAVPELVGRTLVRSALSRDDFDAIVTSVACGWRKPDARAFERVADALDVSPEALTHVGSDPAVDGAVRDAGGRYVDASESLPEAWPP, from the coding sequence ATGGCCGCTGTCTCCTTCGCGCTGTTCGGAACGCTCGTCGACGCCGACCTGCCGGCGGACCCCGCCGCCGCCGTCGGCGAGGAACTGCGTGCTCGCGGTGTGACGCTCCCCGACGACTGGCACGAGGCGTACCACGAGACGCACGTCGACGCGCCCGACGGCGCCGAAGTGCCGTTGCCAGCACACGTCAGTCGCGCACTCGTCTCCCGCGGCGTCGACGCCCCCGGCAACGCACCGCGTCGTGCGGTCGTCGCGGCGTTCGACCCCGAGGTACGGACGCGTACAGGAGCGGTCGAGGCCGTCGCGGCCGCCAGCGAACGTGGGCCAGTCGGCTTGTTGGTCAACTGCGCCGTCCCGGAACTCGTGGGACGAACACTCGTCAGGTCGGCCCTCTCGCGCGACGACTTCGACGCCATCGTCACGAGCGTCGCGTGCGGGTGGCGTAAGCCGGACGCACGGGCGTTCGAGCGTGTCGCCGACGCACTCGACGTGTCGCCCGAAGCCCTCACTCACGTCGGTTCGGACCCCGCAGTCGACGGCGCGGTTCGCGACGCAGGCGGGCGGTACGTCGACGCCAGCGAGTCGCTCCCGGAGGCGTGGCCGCCGTAG
- a CDS encoding DUF7097 family protein produces MERTPDGTPVGVDDPYEFAGRCDHLTGDGRCRFALDRAGDDPEFAAERRRADYECVVADEDVDWWDCPHYRSTTDAKTCVRCGLDEVRIAHDERRPLIEAHHLSYGENPTNRTSGTKPHDDGENRKQSHEITVGLCRWCHTKVHKSFARIDDDASPDPEAVAERESRRGDELGELGFSTARDRYDDE; encoded by the coding sequence ATGGAGCGGACGCCCGACGGGACGCCAGTCGGCGTCGACGACCCTTACGAGTTCGCCGGGCGGTGTGACCATCTGACCGGCGACGGCCGCTGTCGCTTTGCCCTCGACCGCGCCGGCGACGACCCGGAGTTCGCGGCTGAACGCCGCCGGGCGGACTACGAGTGCGTCGTCGCCGACGAGGACGTCGACTGGTGGGACTGCCCGCACTATCGGTCGACGACCGACGCCAAGACGTGCGTTCGCTGCGGCCTCGACGAGGTTCGGATCGCACACGACGAGCGCCGCCCACTCATCGAAGCGCACCACCTCTCGTATGGGGAGAATCCGACGAACCGAACCAGTGGAACGAAACCGCACGACGACGGCGAGAATCGGAAGCAATCCCACGAGATCACGGTCGGCCTCTGCCGGTGGTGTCACACGAAGGTCCACAAGTCGTTCGCCCGCATTGACGACGACGCGAGTCCGGACCCCGAGGCGGTCGCCGAACGCGAGAGTCGACGCGGCGACGAACTCGGCGAACTCGGCTTCTCGACGGCCCGCGACCGCTACGACGACGAGTGA
- a CDS encoding DUF7269 family protein: MIDLDARDALAAVAVFATGGAVAVLAGVPVGSVSAVRASQLAVVVGLAAVVTAGWLLRDRLVLPSQRRGPRVGGDPRGPWDDPLVRPEPERVELGAERPLGAAITVAAEDDDLLTAEHGPGKRIARVRAQRRLRDAVERELVAVEGCSDREAAERVESGAWTDDDRAAAFLAEGPPPSLPPLVRLRDWLAGKRTARGVHAAVGELERLAERDRSSVGHDESGRPTRRATTGEWSNASEASGEGDAEGSDDDGQTTEPPERERVYPKPRSEVSR, encoded by the coding sequence ATGATCGACCTCGACGCCCGTGACGCACTCGCGGCTGTTGCGGTGTTCGCGACGGGCGGCGCAGTCGCGGTGCTGGCAGGAGTGCCTGTTGGGTCGGTGTCGGCGGTGCGGGCCAGTCAGTTGGCGGTGGTCGTCGGTCTCGCCGCCGTCGTCACCGCGGGGTGGCTCCTCCGCGACCGCCTCGTGTTACCGTCGCAGCGTCGCGGCCCGCGGGTCGGCGGCGACCCCCGAGGCCCGTGGGACGACCCGCTGGTTCGCCCGGAACCCGAGCGCGTCGAACTCGGGGCGGAGCGGCCACTCGGCGCGGCCATCACCGTCGCCGCCGAGGACGACGACCTACTGACCGCCGAACACGGTCCCGGGAAACGCATCGCCCGCGTCCGCGCACAGCGGCGACTGCGCGACGCGGTCGAGCGAGAACTCGTCGCCGTCGAGGGCTGTTCAGACCGCGAGGCGGCCGAGCGCGTGGAATCGGGAGCCTGGACCGACGACGACCGCGCGGCGGCGTTCCTCGCGGAGGGGCCGCCGCCGTCGCTCCCACCGCTGGTGCGCCTGCGTGACTGGCTCGCGGGGAAGCGGACGGCCCGCGGCGTCCACGCGGCGGTGGGAGAACTCGAACGACTGGCCGAGCGTGACCGATCGAGCGTCGGGCACGACGAGTCCGGTCGGCCGACCCGACGGGCGACGACCGGCGAGTGGTCGAACGCGTCCGAGGCATCCGGCGAAGGCGACGCGGAAGGTTCGGACGACGACGGACAGACCACCGAACCACCCGAACGAGAGCGGGTGTACCCCAAGCCGCGGTCGGAGGTGTCGCGATGA
- a CDS encoding M48 family metalloprotease, whose translation MVDRSLALHTAATGVAALLVTGAFAGVAGALLTPWLGVSPFVIALPVLVVAVAAQVWYVRRDVLGDDARLVDEETYPDLHARLSRLARALDAPTPRLAVVDADTPNSCSLSGGGRGTVVVSTGLLDACDDDELDAVLAHELAHLQNHDAAVLTVAAFLPAVVNGDYSLWRDLGLNEVSGAGPTLALVGGILLYALATPSLPGAPLSLTSLGAFLALVLAMVLLGGVLLGVAATPVVFLARSLSRTREFAADRAAARLTGSPATLATLLERLGDADDRPETDARQDAGLHGLCLLPGGFGKGVRHGDTRAKPTEHDGLNGFRVETRAHPSVADRVSRLRALTADVERGDA comes from the coding sequence ATGGTCGACCGCTCGCTCGCCCTCCACACCGCCGCCACCGGCGTGGCCGCCCTCCTCGTCACAGGCGCGTTCGCCGGCGTCGCCGGTGCGCTGCTCACGCCGTGGCTCGGCGTCTCCCCGTTCGTGATCGCACTCCCGGTGCTCGTGGTCGCCGTCGCCGCGCAAGTGTGGTACGTCCGGCGGGACGTCCTCGGTGACGACGCCCGCCTCGTCGACGAGGAGACGTACCCGGACCTCCACGCCCGCCTCTCTCGACTGGCCCGTGCGCTCGACGCGCCGACGCCCCGGCTCGCAGTCGTCGACGCCGACACGCCCAACAGTTGCTCGCTGTCGGGCGGCGGCCGCGGCACCGTCGTCGTCTCCACGGGCCTGCTCGACGCCTGCGACGACGACGAACTCGACGCCGTCCTCGCGCACGAACTCGCACACCTCCAGAACCACGACGCTGCGGTGTTGACCGTCGCGGCGTTCCTCCCCGCGGTCGTCAACGGCGACTACTCGCTGTGGCGCGACCTGGGTCTCAACGAGGTGTCCGGCGCGGGCCCCACCCTCGCCCTCGTCGGGGGTATCCTCCTGTACGCGCTCGCGACGCCGTCGCTCCCGGGCGCACCGCTGTCGCTCACCTCGCTCGGGGCGTTCCTGGCGCTCGTTCTCGCGATGGTGTTGCTCGGCGGGGTGTTGCTCGGCGTCGCGGCGACGCCGGTGGTGTTCCTCGCGCGGTCGCTCTCGCGGACCCGCGAGTTCGCCGCCGACCGCGCGGCCGCCCGACTCACCGGGTCGCCGGCGACGCTAGCGACGCTGCTCGAACGCCTCGGCGACGCCGACGACCGCCCCGAGACCGACGCTAGGCAGGACGCTGGCCTCCACGGCCTCTGTCTCCTGCCCGGCGGGTTCGGAAAGGGTGTTCGCCACGGCGACACCCGCGCCAAGCCGACGGAACACGACGGCCTGAACGGATTCCGCGTCGAGACGCGTGCGCATCCGTCGGTCGCAGACCGGGTCAGCCGTCTGCGTGCGCTCACTGCCGACGTCGAGCGCGGCGACGCCTGA